A part of Limihaloglobus sulfuriphilus genomic DNA contains:
- the uvrA gene encoding excinuclease ABC subunit UvrA — translation MAKKVIKVVGAREHNLKNIDIEIPRNKFVVITGISGSGKSSLAFDTIYAEGQRKYVESLSAYARQFLEQMQKPDVEHIEGLPPTIAIEQRKGSSNPRSTVATSTEIYDYCRVLYARAGIPHCWICGREVSGQSASQIIDSILQFPEGTRIQICAPVVRGAKGEHRDVLTMIQREGWTRARIDGVIGEIKNAPALDKNKKHDIYAVIDRLVIKEGIRGRLGDSVESALKIGDGNVTIMKQLPAEARPKDAKADWEDVVYSEKFACVDHPQASLEELSPRLFSFNSPYGACPECHGLGTILEFDPELIVPDTTLSLENGAVSAWRKGGKRMNILYSRMINNFCSDFGISKAIPFEKIPAKIKKILMYGTEPADETKYRCSFEGVIPNLNRRWKNTDSEFVKHRLHSFLSEQPCKKCGGKRLRPEALAVTVAGLSINELCAMSIEKAHDFFMDIKFDKEREVIAAQPLKEIRARLKFMLDSGLGYITLDRASATLSGGEAQRIRLATQVGSGLVGCCYVLDEPTIGLHRRDNDRLIGILRKLTSIGNSVLVVEHDEDVIREADHVIDIGPAAGAHGGELVAQGTLKQIRDCKRSITGNYLSGRSVIELPPKRRKVNMQNCIEVKQASHNNLKKISVKFPLEVFTCVTGVSGSGKSTLVTQILLKSLKKKIYGSRENPGKHKSVTGSTRIDKIIEIDQSPIGRTPRSNPATYTGIFDQIRQIFAKTREAKIRGYKPGRFSFNVKGGRCESCQGHGTKKIEMHFLPDVYVTCEHCKGTRYNPETLQITYKSKNIAEVLDMRIQEALRFFANVPRIHRMLLCLANVGLGYMTLGQASTTLSGGEAQRVKLATELGKPSSGRTLYILDEPTTGLHFADIHKLLDVLGMLVDKGNSVLVIEHNLDVIKMADYIIDLGPEGGDRGGEVVECGTPEKLAKSKNSYTGRYLREYLS, via the coding sequence ATGGCCAAAAAGGTGATTAAAGTGGTTGGAGCTCGTGAGCACAACCTGAAAAATATAGATATAGAGATTCCCCGGAACAAATTTGTTGTCATTACCGGTATCAGCGGTTCTGGAAAGAGCTCTCTGGCTTTTGACACTATATATGCAGAGGGTCAGAGAAAATATGTAGAATCGCTCAGCGCATACGCACGGCAGTTCCTCGAGCAGATGCAGAAGCCGGATGTCGAGCATATAGAAGGCCTGCCGCCGACGATAGCCATCGAACAGCGAAAAGGCTCAAGCAACCCTCGTTCCACCGTGGCGACTTCTACTGAGATATATGATTACTGCAGGGTGCTTTACGCACGTGCCGGCATCCCTCACTGCTGGATATGCGGCAGGGAGGTATCCGGCCAGAGCGCATCCCAGATAATAGATTCCATTTTGCAGTTTCCCGAGGGTACGCGAATTCAGATATGCGCTCCAGTCGTCAGGGGCGCAAAGGGTGAACACAGAGACGTTCTCACGATGATTCAGCGAGAGGGCTGGACACGTGCCAGGATAGACGGGGTAATCGGAGAGATAAAAAACGCTCCTGCCCTGGACAAAAACAAAAAGCATGACATTTATGCTGTTATAGACAGGCTTGTAATAAAAGAGGGAATTCGCGGCAGGCTCGGTGATTCTGTGGAATCGGCCTTAAAGATTGGAGACGGCAATGTTACTATCATGAAGCAGCTTCCGGCGGAAGCCCGCCCTAAGGACGCAAAAGCCGACTGGGAAGATGTTGTGTACAGCGAAAAATTTGCGTGTGTAGATCATCCCCAGGCTTCTCTGGAAGAGCTCTCTCCCAGGCTTTTCAGTTTCAATTCGCCTTACGGGGCGTGCCCAGAGTGCCACGGGCTGGGAACGATACTCGAATTTGACCCCGAGCTGATAGTGCCTGACACAACGCTTTCACTTGAAAACGGAGCTGTCTCGGCCTGGCGAAAGGGCGGCAAACGTATGAACATACTTTACAGCAGAATGATAAATAACTTTTGCAGTGATTTTGGCATAAGCAAAGCAATCCCATTTGAAAAAATACCTGCTAAGATAAAGAAAATACTGATGTATGGTACCGAGCCCGCTGATGAGACAAAGTACCGCTGTTCGTTTGAGGGGGTTATTCCGAACCTCAACAGAAGGTGGAAAAATACAGACAGTGAATTTGTAAAACACAGACTGCACAGCTTTCTCTCGGAGCAGCCGTGCAAGAAATGCGGCGGAAAAAGACTTCGTCCTGAAGCGCTGGCTGTTACAGTCGCCGGGCTTTCTATAAATGAGCTTTGTGCTATGAGCATTGAGAAAGCTCATGATTTCTTTATGGATATCAAGTTTGATAAGGAACGCGAGGTTATTGCCGCGCAGCCGCTTAAAGAAATAAGGGCACGCCTGAAATTTATGCTTGATTCCGGCCTTGGTTATATTACGCTTGACCGTGCCAGCGCGACGCTCTCCGGCGGCGAGGCGCAGCGGATACGGCTTGCTACCCAGGTCGGGTCAGGTCTGGTCGGCTGCTGCTACGTCCTTGATGAGCCGACAATAGGCCTTCACCGCCGCGATAATGACCGGCTCATCGGGATACTTCGCAAACTTACCAGCATTGGAAACTCGGTTCTTGTCGTGGAACACGATGAGGATGTAATACGGGAAGCCGATCACGTTATAGATATTGGCCCTGCCGCGGGCGCGCACGGCGGCGAGCTTGTGGCGCAGGGGACTCTTAAACAGATACGCGACTGCAAGCGGTCTATTACCGGCAACTACCTCAGCGGAAGAAGTGTTATAGAACTTCCTCCAAAGAGGCGTAAAGTCAATATGCAGAATTGCATAGAAGTAAAGCAGGCATCACATAACAACCTCAAGAAAATAAGTGTCAAATTTCCTCTCGAGGTTTTTACCTGTGTAACTGGCGTTTCCGGCTCGGGCAAGAGTACGCTTGTGACTCAGATACTTCTAAAGTCGCTTAAGAAAAAGATATACGGTTCCCGCGAAAATCCCGGAAAGCATAAAAGTGTTACAGGCTCAACACGGATCGATAAAATCATCGAGATAGACCAGTCTCCGATCGGCCGCACGCCCCGCAGCAATCCGGCTACTTATACAGGGATTTTTGACCAGATACGCCAGATATTCGCCAAAACCCGTGAAGCCAAGATACGCGGCTATAAACCCGGGCGTTTCAGTTTTAATGTGAAGGGCGGCCGCTGTGAAAGCTGCCAGGGACACGGCACAAAAAAGATCGAGATGCATTTTCTGCCGGATGTTTATGTTACATGCGAACACTGCAAAGGAACACGGTATAATCCGGAAACTCTGCAGATAACGTATAAAAGTAAAAATATAGCCGAAGTTCTTGATATGCGGATTCAGGAGGCTTTGCGGTTTTTTGCAAATGTTCCCAGAATTCACAGGATGCTTTTATGTCTTGCCAACGTGGGGCTTGGTTATATGACTCTTGGACAGGCTTCTACAACACTTTCAGGCGGTGAAGCGCAGAGAGTGAAACTTGCAACTGAGCTTGGCAAGCCATCCTCCGGCAGGACTCTTTATATACTTGATGAGCCGACAACGGGCCTTCATTTTGCCGACATACACAAGCTGCTTGATGTTTTGGGTATGCTTGTTGACAAGGGCAATAGTGTTCTTGTGATAGAGCACAATCTCGATGTGATAAAGATGGCAGACTATATCATAGACCTCGGCCCGGAAGGCGGCGACAGGGGCGGCGAGGTAGTGGAATGCGGCACTCCGGAGAAACTTGCAAAATCAAAGAACAGTTACACCGGCAGGTATCTTCGGGAGTATCTGTCTTGA
- the cmoB gene encoding tRNA 5-methoxyuridine(34)/uridine 5-oxyacetic acid(34) synthase CmoB, with amino-acid sequence MNNIPIDYSPFLEHCRSNGLAEFADFAESKLPQVREVFVHGDLEAWQAAIDALPQISPSVIDLTAAAVRIGAAGDCDESARKELREKLMRLHPWRKGPFDVFGVYVDTEWRSDWKWQRLCESISPLKGRRVLDVGCGSGYHCLRMLGEGAAAVVGIDPFLLFVMQFQALNRYIKTDAATVLPFRLEDMPDSMESFDTVFSMGVLYHRREPKEHIRHLRRLLSSRGELVLETLVLQAAGRDCLVPKGRYARMRNVWNIPTVDLLSDWLTDCGFSDIKLVDICRTTTDEQRSTDWMRFESLDKCLDPRDITKTVEGRPAPVRAVLTAKKPEKE; translated from the coding sequence ATGAATAATATTCCCATAGACTATTCGCCTTTTCTTGAGCATTGCCGGTCGAACGGACTTGCCGAGTTTGCTGATTTCGCCGAGTCTAAACTGCCGCAGGTTCGCGAAGTATTTGTTCACGGCGACCTAGAAGCATGGCAGGCCGCGATAGATGCACTGCCCCAAATCAGCCCCTCTGTGATTGATTTGACTGCCGCGGCGGTTCGTATCGGAGCTGCGGGTGATTGCGATGAATCTGCCCGGAAAGAGTTGAGAGAAAAGCTCATGCGGCTGCATCCCTGGAGAAAGGGCCCGTTTGATGTTTTCGGAGTGTATGTTGACACGGAGTGGAGGTCGGACTGGAAGTGGCAGAGGCTTTGCGAAAGTATCTCTCCCCTGAAAGGACGGCGGGTTCTTGATGTCGGCTGCGGCAGCGGGTATCACTGCCTGCGAATGCTCGGCGAGGGTGCCGCGGCGGTTGTCGGGATCGACCCGTTTCTGCTCTTTGTTATGCAGTTTCAGGCCCTGAACAGATATATTAAAACAGATGCCGCCACAGTTCTTCCGTTCAGGCTTGAGGATATGCCTGATTCGATGGAGAGCTTCGATACTGTTTTTTCGATGGGTGTTCTGTATCACAGGCGTGAGCCGAAAGAACATATCAGGCATCTGCGGCGTCTGCTTAGCTCCCGCGGTGAGCTGGTGCTGGAAACGTTAGTCCTTCAAGCCGCGGGAAGAGACTGCCTTGTTCCCAAAGGCCGCTATGCCCGTATGCGGAACGTCTGGAATATCCCGACGGTTGATTTGCTCTCTGATTGGCTTACGGACTGCGGTTTCAGCGATATTAAGCTGGTTGATATCTGCCGGACAACCACTGACGAGCAGAGAAGTACTGACTGGATGCGGTTCGAATCGCTTGATAAGTGCCTTGATCCAAGGGACATAACAAAGACCGTAGAGGGCCGGCCTGCACCGGTGAGGGCGGTTCTTACCGCCAAAAAGCCTGAAAAAGAATAA
- a CDS encoding sugar phosphate nucleotidyltransferase, translating to MHINRSVAAETVVVILAAGQGTRMGRSDLAKVCFEIDGIPAINRTIATFKKHGFAGFLLVVGSRAEQVMETVSSKHPEVGYIFQSPQLGTGHAAKIASETLQNMRYSGNIIITMGDKFLDDGAVDSLLEGFIKQQAHASIFAIPKTKQTQGSGGRIFIDESGQAADIIEKPDLQKQAVVDEIRSILKTKDKLKSSLITKIAEKHISSPKKRASAVGELIEICKQHSGEIDKKQLMELLDCDKYNITVNGSRYTSSQIEKKCKFVNASLYMFKAEAFYQGVSLINNDNAQKEYYLTDIVKSINGIKDSAGKSKYSVKTISARNPDLIQGFNSPDELLRIQDYVRRIKDSAKTAVYDMSPQLPGNKYCTVDKWIEKIKNEKPSVKRWLKDTYGDHAPLHKRKCSTLLKTLSCYGKRFGFDQKVCIVRAPGRANIMGRHVDHRGGFNNYLAIDRETIMVAGPRDDSNVEAVNVEPVFFKNVKFNVNDIIGRFAWSDWINFVDSEWVRSMLLSKAGDWGNYIRASMVRLQHKFNDIKVNGMNLAVYGDVPIAAGLSSSSSIVVATLQAAIALNNFELTSSQFIDMCGEGEWFVGSRGGSGDHAAIRMGKRGKIAHVGHFPFRVEEIVDAPEDYQVMIANSYIKAAKSHGAKDMFNAKITSYNLGFELLRQRCPEFLHIAEYLRDIEPVKLGCKTSDIYRMFLKIPQQATRAELREMLSSDCREMIEKNFSSHKDPGTYHLRGVLLFGIAEIARSRLTLELLKCKDTTQIGRIMKISHDGDRVSRDDGTGKYIKVDDGCTDAYFNQLINDLHSEDPEKVTNAQLYMQPGYYACSTPEIDRMVDIAGSVAGVAGAQLAGAGLGGCIMILAKKKAAATVKKALTKDYYEPKGLKPAVLDCITVEGAGLVSL from the coding sequence ATGCATATAAACAGAAGTGTTGCCGCAGAAACAGTAGTCGTAATTCTTGCCGCCGGCCAGGGCACCCGCATGGGACGGAGTGACCTTGCGAAGGTCTGCTTCGAAATTGACGGAATTCCCGCAATCAACAGAACTATCGCAACATTCAAAAAGCACGGTTTTGCCGGCTTTCTGCTGGTTGTCGGCTCACGGGCAGAGCAGGTCATGGAAACCGTATCGTCCAAACACCCTGAAGTCGGCTATATATTTCAGTCACCTCAGCTGGGAACCGGACACGCGGCCAAAATCGCTTCTGAAACGCTTCAGAACATGCGATATTCCGGCAATATCATAATAACAATGGGTGATAAATTTCTTGATGACGGGGCTGTAGATTCACTGCTGGAGGGTTTTATCAAACAGCAGGCCCACGCTTCTATATTCGCTATCCCCAAGACAAAGCAGACCCAGGGCTCCGGCGGCCGCATATTCATTGATGAATCCGGCCAGGCGGCTGACATAATCGAAAAACCGGATCTGCAGAAACAGGCCGTCGTTGACGAAATTCGCTCCATACTCAAAACCAAAGATAAACTAAAATCGTCTCTGATAACCAAAATTGCAGAAAAACATATCTCCAGCCCAAAAAAACGTGCCAGCGCAGTTGGCGAACTAATCGAAATCTGCAAGCAACATAGCGGCGAAATAGACAAGAAACAGCTCATGGAACTGCTTGACTGCGATAAATACAATATCACGGTAAACGGCAGCAGGTACACATCCTCGCAAATCGAGAAAAAGTGCAAGTTTGTAAATGCCAGTTTGTATATGTTTAAGGCAGAAGCCTTTTATCAGGGCGTTTCTCTGATAAACAATGATAACGCTCAAAAAGAGTACTATCTTACTGATATTGTCAAGAGCATTAACGGGATCAAAGATTCTGCCGGCAAATCAAAATACTCTGTCAAGACCATTTCAGCGCGTAATCCCGACCTTATACAGGGCTTCAATTCGCCCGATGAACTGCTCAGGATTCAGGATTATGTCCGCAGAATCAAAGATTCGGCCAAAACTGCCGTGTATGACATGTCGCCGCAACTGCCCGGGAACAAGTATTGCACTGTAGATAAATGGATAGAGAAGATTAAAAACGAAAAGCCCTCTGTTAAGCGTTGGCTTAAAGACACCTATGGCGACCACGCCCCCCTGCACAAGCGAAAATGCAGCACGCTGCTTAAAACCCTTAGCTGCTACGGAAAGCGATTCGGTTTTGACCAGAAAGTCTGTATTGTGCGTGCTCCGGGCAGGGCAAACATCATGGGCCGCCACGTTGACCATAGAGGCGGCTTCAACAATTATCTGGCAATCGACAGGGAAACTATCATGGTCGCAGGGCCCCGTGATGACAGCAATGTAGAAGCGGTTAATGTCGAGCCCGTTTTTTTTAAAAACGTTAAGTTCAACGTCAATGATATAATTGGCCGTTTCGCGTGGTCTGACTGGATAAACTTCGTTGACAGCGAATGGGTACGCAGTATGCTGCTTAGCAAAGCCGGTGACTGGGGCAATTATATACGGGCATCTATGGTGCGGCTCCAGCATAAGTTCAATGACATAAAAGTAAACGGCATGAATCTGGCGGTTTATGGTGATGTTCCTATCGCGGCGGGACTTAGCAGCAGCTCCAGCATCGTTGTTGCCACACTTCAGGCCGCGATTGCCCTGAACAATTTTGAGCTTACCAGCAGTCAGTTTATCGACATGTGCGGCGAGGGTGAATGGTTTGTCGGCTCAAGAGGAGGCTCCGGCGACCACGCGGCAATCAGAATGGGCAAACGCGGCAAAATCGCCCATGTAGGCCACTTCCCATTCCGTGTTGAAGAAATTGTCGATGCACCTGAAGATTACCAGGTCATGATAGCAAACAGCTACATAAAAGCCGCCAAAAGCCACGGCGCAAAAGACATGTTCAATGCCAAAATCACAAGCTACAACCTCGGGTTTGAGCTGCTCAGACAGAGATGCCCGGAGTTTCTGCATATCGCCGAATACCTCCGCGATATAGAGCCTGTAAAACTGGGCTGTAAAACAAGCGACATTTACAGGATGTTTCTCAAGATTCCCCAGCAGGCCACACGCGCAGAACTTCGTGAAATGCTCTCGAGCGACTGCCGCGAGATGATCGAGAAAAACTTCTCCTCCCATAAGGATCCCGGCACGTATCACCTTAGAGGAGTGCTGCTTTTCGGCATCGCAGAAATCGCCCGCAGCCGGCTTACCCTCGAACTGCTCAAGTGCAAAGACACCACCCAGATCGGCAGGATAATGAAAATCAGCCACGACGGAGACCGCGTAAGCAGAGACGACGGAACCGGTAAATACATAAAAGTCGATGACGGTTGTACAGACGCTTACTTCAACCAGCTTATAAACGACCTTCACAGCGAAGACCCGGAAAAGGTCACCAACGCCCAGCTGTACATGCAGCCCGGATACTATGCCTGCAGCACCCCTGAGATAGACAGGATGGTCGATATAGCCGGCAGCGTCGCCGGTGTCGCCGGAGCTCAGTTAGCAGGAGCGGGCCTTGGCGGATGCATAATGATACTGGCAAAGAAAAAAGCTGCCGCAACAGTGAAGAAGGCACTTACGAAAGATTATTACGAACCCAAAGGCCTAAAACCCGCCGTACTCGACTGCATAACAGTTGAAGGCGCAGGACTGGTAAGTTTGTAA
- a CDS encoding 2-isopropylmalate synthase, translating into MAIETVKIFDTTLRDGEQAPGASMSIQEKLEVAHQLERLKVDVIEAGFPVSSPAQFDAVKRICSELTGPTIAGLARANSKDIDAASEALKDANRSRIHTFIATSPVHMEYKLRKKPAEVLEMAVKAVEYAKKCADEVEFSPEDACRTELPFLFEILEAVIEAGATILNIPDTVGYIVPHEYASIISGIRENVKGIDKAVISTHCHNDLGLATANSLAGVLSGARQVECTINGIGERAGNSAMEEIVMAINTRPDCFENIATNIEKREISRASRLVSNMTGFAIAPNKAIVGANAFAHESGIHVDGVLKNRETYEIMTPETIGLSGSRMVLGRHSGRHGFVDRCGQLGYNLSEDEILMAYERFLSIADKKKEVFDEDIVAIINDEVRHVEKIYELDYLHVASGTGTLPTASVRMKFEGKTAQAAACGDGPIDAAYQAIREAINEDPKLISYNIRAVTGGKEAMGEATVRIENEHGRSFLGRGASTDIVEASAKAYIDAINRMRTGAVTGQVKE; encoded by the coding sequence ATGGCAATAGAAACAGTAAAAATATTTGATACGACACTTCGCGACGGTGAACAGGCTCCCGGCGCCTCGATGAGTATTCAGGAGAAACTTGAGGTTGCCCATCAGCTTGAGCGTTTAAAGGTTGACGTAATCGAGGCGGGTTTTCCGGTCTCTTCGCCGGCGCAGTTTGATGCGGTAAAGCGTATATGCAGCGAGCTGACAGGGCCGACAATCGCCGGTCTTGCCCGTGCTAATTCAAAGGATATAGATGCCGCAAGCGAAGCGCTCAAAGACGCTAACCGCAGCAGAATACATACCTTTATAGCCACTTCACCGGTTCATATGGAGTATAAGCTCCGCAAAAAACCAGCCGAAGTGCTTGAAATGGCAGTAAAAGCGGTTGAATACGCCAAAAAATGTGCAGACGAGGTGGAGTTTTCGCCGGAAGATGCCTGCAGGACAGAGCTGCCGTTTCTTTTTGAGATACTTGAGGCGGTTATAGAGGCCGGAGCTACAATCCTCAATATACCCGATACAGTTGGTTATATCGTGCCTCATGAATACGCGAGTATTATATCCGGAATCAGAGAAAACGTAAAAGGCATTGACAAAGCCGTTATCAGCACCCATTGCCATAATGATCTGGGCCTGGCAACAGCAAACTCGCTCGCCGGAGTACTCAGCGGCGCAAGGCAGGTGGAATGCACAATCAACGGCATAGGCGAACGCGCCGGCAACTCCGCGATGGAGGAGATTGTAATGGCAATCAACACACGGCCGGACTGTTTTGAGAATATCGCCACCAATATTGAAAAGCGGGAAATATCACGTGCCAGCCGTCTTGTGTCGAATATGACCGGATTCGCGATAGCTCCGAACAAGGCCATTGTTGGCGCCAACGCATTTGCTCACGAGAGCGGAATCCATGTTGACGGTGTCCTTAAGAACCGTGAAACGTATGAAATAATGACCCCCGAGACCATTGGGCTTTCAGGCTCGCGGATGGTTCTCGGCCGTCATAGCGGCCGCCACGGCTTTGTTGACAGGTGCGGCCAGCTCGGCTATAACCTCAGTGAAGATGAGATCCTGATGGCTTATGAACGTTTCCTAAGTATTGCGGATAAGAAAAAGGAGGTCTTCGACGAAGATATCGTTGCCATCATCAACGACGAAGTGCGCCATGTTGAAAAAATCTATGAGCTCGATTATCTGCATGTAGCCAGCGGTACAGGCACACTGCCTACCGCCAGTGTCCGAATGAAATTTGAGGGCAAGACAGCCCAGGCCGCCGCCTGCGGAGACGGCCCGATCGACGCGGCATACCAGGCGATAAGAGAGGCGATCAATGAGGATCCAAAACTCATCAGCTACAACATACGTGCTGTTACCGGCGGCAAAGAAGCCATGGGCGAGGCAACAGTCCGCATTGAAAACGAGCACGGGCGGAGTTTCCTCGGCAGGGGAGCATCGACTGATATTGTAGAGGCTTCGGCTAAAGCATATATTGATGCGATAAACCGTATGCGGACCGGAGCTGTTACCGGTCAGGTCAAAGAGTGA
- the cmoA gene encoding carboxy-S-adenosyl-L-methionine synthase CmoA, with the protein MSNSERMSDMEKIDKVYAQYREKVCGFKFDDAVASVFDDMIRRSVPGYATVIGMAKVFAEHYASENTNCYDLGCSLGATTLAMRQGIKKPGVKIIAVDNSHSMIEQCRKHVNSDVNEAAVDVIQADIADICIENASIVAMNYTLQFFSPDRRKELIQRIYEGLVPGGLLILSEKIKFDDRQQNNFQIDMYHEFKRLNGYSSLEVSQKRKALENVLIPDTLETHYSRLKDAGFSRSWLWFQCFNFASLAAFKD; encoded by the coding sequence TTGTCTAACAGCGAGCGAATGAGCGATATGGAAAAAATCGACAAAGTTTATGCACAATACCGCGAAAAGGTATGCGGTTTTAAATTCGATGACGCGGTGGCATCAGTTTTTGATGATATGATCCGCCGGTCGGTGCCTGGCTATGCCACCGTTATCGGCATGGCCAAGGTGTTCGCGGAACATTACGCCTCGGAAAATACCAATTGTTATGACCTGGGCTGCTCGCTGGGTGCTACGACACTTGCCATGCGGCAGGGCATCAAAAAGCCCGGCGTAAAGATAATCGCCGTTGATAATTCACATTCAATGATAGAGCAGTGCCGCAAGCATGTTAATTCGGACGTGAATGAAGCTGCGGTTGATGTTATACAAGCTGACATTGCGGATATATGCATTGAAAATGCCTCAATTGTTGCAATGAATTATACGCTCCAGTTTTTCTCGCCGGACAGACGCAAAGAGCTTATTCAGCGGATATATGAAGGACTTGTCCCCGGAGGACTTCTGATTCTCTCTGAAAAGATAAAATTTGATGACCGGCAGCAGAATAATTTTCAAATCGATATGTATCACGAGTTTAAGCGGTTAAACGGCTACAGCAGCCTTGAAGTGAGCCAGAAACGCAAGGCCCTGGAAAACGTTCTGATACCCGATACACTTGAGACGCATTACAGCCGTCTCAAAGATGCAGGTTTCAGCCGATCCTGGCTGTGGTTTCAGTGTTTTAATTTCGCTTCATTGGCGGCTTTTAAGGATTAA
- a CDS encoding sodium:solute symporter family transporter, with translation MNQLNIIDYAVIIGYFAVLVAVGFYFRKMASASMDDYFLGGRKLPWWSLGISGMAAWLDLTGTMLITSFLFLLGPSALFFEIRAGAGLILVFMFIYIGKWHRRSGLMTCAEWMKFRFGTGFWGNFARLAQVFAAMVFGIGTLAYAIKGVGLFFSMFMPFKPSTCALIMLVVTCIYTIQSGFYGVVVTDVFQGFCVLLGSLFILIFAMKMSMGLDIGSIAEQVTGNPNWSATLPSWKVDMPSGYEHYNFLTLVVLYFMFKTVYQGMGMGVDNRYFGAAGERECGMLGFMSGWTMVMRWPLMMGFAILGIILVHETFPSQLVLKDAAELVNQHFISSGEALNPNLWHEKIAEITNNPQNFGSLPEKLHLLLGENWQNKINMVSYEGTVFPERILPAVLKDMIPLGVRGLIMVALMAASMSTINTVINNTATFFTRDIYQGYIKPKAKNAELIYVSWAFGLLLCVVSFVVAFYAANINDIWSWITAGLVGGLAVPQFLRLYWWRFNGAGFAIGLFVGMLAAILQRLFYPQMLEWYQFGLILSLAFAASILGTYLTKPTDMHVLERFYVKTRPFGLWGKFKNCLDEKTRKATEKEHKNDMAAIPFGLVWLMTLLLLPLQLMTFKWGELMITFVIFIGSLVGLYFFWYRHLPPFAPKESKQDKHAVPVDEVLED, from the coding sequence TTGAATCAGCTCAACATTATTGATTATGCAGTTATTATAGGATATTTCGCTGTTTTGGTGGCAGTAGGTTTTTATTTCCGCAAAATGGCTTCAGCGAGCATGGATGATTATTTTCTGGGCGGGCGAAAACTGCCTTGGTGGAGCCTTGGAATATCCGGAATGGCAGCCTGGCTGGACTTGACGGGTACGATGCTGATTACATCTTTTCTTTTTCTATTGGGGCCGTCTGCACTGTTCTTTGAAATCAGAGCCGGAGCAGGGCTTATTCTGGTGTTTATGTTTATTTATATCGGTAAATGGCACCGCAGGTCAGGCCTTATGACATGTGCCGAGTGGATGAAGTTTCGTTTTGGCACCGGTTTCTGGGGCAATTTTGCCAGGCTCGCGCAGGTGTTTGCCGCAATGGTTTTCGGAATCGGTACTCTGGCATACGCAATCAAGGGAGTTGGTCTGTTTTTCTCCATGTTCATGCCGTTCAAGCCGAGTACCTGCGCTTTGATAATGCTCGTGGTAACATGTATTTATACGATTCAATCAGGTTTTTACGGAGTTGTGGTTACCGACGTTTTCCAGGGTTTCTGTGTGCTGTTAGGCTCGCTTTTCATTTTAATATTTGCTATGAAGATGTCGATGGGGCTGGATATTGGCAGCATCGCAGAGCAGGTAACAGGAAATCCCAACTGGTCTGCTACACTGCCGAGCTGGAAAGTAGATATGCCCAGCGGCTACGAACATTACAACTTTCTGACTCTGGTTGTTCTTTATTTCATGTTCAAAACAGTCTATCAGGGTATGGGAATGGGAGTTGACAACCGGTATTTCGGTGCCGCGGGAGAGCGTGAATGCGGTATGCTGGGTTTCATGTCAGGCTGGACGATGGTTATGAGATGGCCCCTGATGATGGGTTTTGCGATTCTTGGTATCATACTGGTTCATGAGACGTTCCCGAGCCAGCTTGTCCTTAAGGATGCCGCCGAACTGGTTAATCAGCACTTTATCAGCAGCGGCGAGGCCTTGAACCCAAATCTATGGCACGAGAAAATCGCCGAGATTACCAATAATCCTCAAAATTTTGGATCGCTTCCTGAAAAACTGCATTTACTGCTGGGCGAAAATTGGCAGAATAAGATAAACATGGTCAGTTATGAAGGGACTGTTTTTCCTGAGCGGATTCTGCCTGCCGTACTAAAAGACATGATACCCCTGGGTGTTAGAGGTTTGATTATGGTTGCGTTGATGGCGGCTTCAATGTCAACCATAAATACAGTAATCAACAACACAGCGACCTTTTTCACAAGAGATATCTATCAGGGTTATATAAAACCGAAAGCCAAAAACGCCGAACTGATTTACGTTAGCTGGGCATTTGGCTTGCTGCTGTGCGTGGTTAGTTTTGTAGTGGCCTTTTATGCAGCCAATATCAATGATATCTGGAGCTGGATAACCGCCGGATTAGTAGGCGGGCTTGCTGTGCCGCAATTCTTGAGGCTCTATTGGTGGCGGTTCAACGGAGCCGGGTTTGCAATAGGTTTATTTGTGGGAATGCTCGCGGCTATACTTCAGCGGCTATTTTACCCGCAAATGCTTGAGTGGTACCAGTTTGGCTTAATCCTCAGTCTGGCCTTCGCAGCTTCGATCCTGGGGACTTATCTTACAAAACCTACTGATATGCACGTCTTAGAGAGGTTCTATGTCAAGACAAGGCCGTTTGGCTTGTGGGGTAAATTCAAGAACTGTCTCGATGAAAAAACAAGAAAAGCTACCGAAAAAGAGCATAAGAATGATATGGCGGCAATACCGTTTGGCCTGGTCTGGCTGATGACGCTTCTGCTTCTTCCCTTGCAGCTGATGACATTCAAATGGGGTGAATTGATGATAACCTTTGTTATTTTTATCGGTTCGCTCGTCGGGCTGTATTTCTTCTGGTATCGGCATCTGCCTCCCTTTGCTCCAAAAGAAAGTAAGCAGGACAAGCACGCCGTTCCCGTTGACGAAGTTCTTGAAGATTGA